The window TGGCGATCAAGATCTCACGGCCGAGTCCATGGACCCCAACGTGGATGACGAATCACTTGGCGTACGCTCTAAAGGTCTCGACGATGTCGAGAATGAGCCTTTAGATTTTATGCGCGGAGAGGTCGATGTCAAAACGCAAATGGATCGCATGGCGCGAAAACTTCAAGCCGATGTCACCGGTCGCCGAGAAAACTAGACGAGAAAACAAAACGTTAATTGATTTCGCAAAAGTGACAGAGGGTTTGGACCATTTGACCAGATCCTCCTTTTTCGGAAAACGCCCCGCTCGCCGAACTCGCCCACGCATAAATATCGAGATGCGCCCAAGGCGTCCCATCAACAAAAGCCTCTAAAAATAAGGCGGCCGTTACTGCGCCTCCAAAACCATCGACAGCGTTAATGTAGTCAGCGACCTCAGATTTCAATTTACTTCTTTGACCAGGATCGAGCGGCATTCTCCAACAGTTGTCTCCCGAGGCCTGAGCCTTCATCAGGATCTGCCCTGCAATCTTATCGTTATTGGCGAAGAGTCCGGGTAGACCATCACCCAGCCCCACCTTGATGGCCCCGGTGAGAGTGGCCACATCAATAATCCAATCCGGCTTTGTTTCACTCGCCACCGTAAGCGTGTCGGCGAGAACTAATCGTCCTTCCGCATCTGTATTGTGAATCTCTACGGTCTTTCCGTTACGGGCCACGTAGATATCTCCAGGGCGGAACGATGTCGAGCTCACCGAGTTTTCAGCGAGGGGCAAATAGAAATCGGCGTTGATTTTTTGCTTGGTGGCCATCATCCAGTAAGCCACTCCTATAACAGACGCAGATCCGCCCATGTCTTTCTTCATGTCACGCATGCCCGAGGACGGTTTAATGTCGAGCCCACCGGAATCAAAAGTAATTCCTTTTCCCACGAAAGCCACCACAGATTTCTTCGACGAATTTCCACGGTAACTCATCTTCACCAACATCGGAGGAACATTAGATCCATTGCCCACGGCCAGATGCAAATTCATGTTTTCTTTTTTGAGGCGATCCTTATTCCAAATGTCCACCTTCATCGAACTGCCGCGAAAAAGCTCTTGCACGGTCTGAGTGTACGTCGCGGGATTAAGAATATTTCCCGGAAGATTGACTAAGTGGCGGGCGATGTTGACGGATTTACCTAACGTCAATGCACCATCAAAAATCTTCTTTGCGGTTTTTAATTTTGGAGCATCGATCGTTAAAGATTTATTTTTTTGCGAAAGTTTGGGCCAACATTCTCTAAATCGATAGCGAGCAATTTCCATTCCCACAATCAAGCCTTTAAATTCCATCTCGTCGCTACCGATGTAAGTCAGTTCGATATTCTCAATGGACTGAGCTTCACGGAAAACCCCACCCATGGTATCTCTAGCCATGGCGTAAGCGCTTATATCAAACTGCCCAGAGTGAGTGAGATGCTTTACCTGCTGGGCCGAAATCACCCACACCATACCGGTGGATGTTGCATATTTATCGATGAGAGGTTGGGCGGGTGAGGTTGATCTCTGCACAAGGGGTGGAGTCACTTTTTTTGCGTCGTACTTTTCTTTGCAGCCAAAATAGAAAATCTCTGCCGTCGCTGATGGCGTTGCTTTGGAAGAGGACTTTACTGAACTCGCCGCAACCCCCCACTTCGTTTGATCGAGAAACGACTTTAGTGGCCCTTGCAACAACTCATTTGACATAAACCTTACCTCATATAGACTTGTGATATGCGCAAAATTTGCGGACTTATTTCATTACTCTTGCTCAGTCTTGTATCGTCGGCAAGTGTTTACGCAGCCTCCGGCAAATCCAAATCTGACAGTCACTACTACTTTGGATTCGGACCTGGTTATTTTAGCAACATGAACACAAGAAGCCTGTCGGCCGATGTTGCCACTGGCGTGTTCTGGAGCTTAGATCCCGTTTTTGATCTCGCCGCCACCGTTAATTTTGGATTCTCTATGGAGCACAATGATGTGCGGTTTGTGTCCCCTCAGTTAAAGGGACGCTACATGTTTAGCGAACTTCCTTTCACCTGGTATGCCGGAGGCGGAATGGGCTTTGGCTACGGAGCCGCTCATGATGGAGATTCGGCAAAGGGCTTTTCGTTAAGCCTAGCCATCGGGTATCGCGCCTACCGACAAGCACGCATGCAGCTCAGTTTTGAATTTGAGCACCAAATGATCCTTAAGGAATCCGCCAGCGGAACTCCCCTTTTGACCTCGTTTAAGGTCGGCGTCCACTTCTAGGCCGAAGATAGATCCTTTAAATGCATTCTAAAGCCGCAGAGATACGCAGATCAGGTATAATTTTTAGGGTCACCTCGAACTCGTGGTAAGCCGTCGATCTTGTTGCTAAATTGGTCCCTTCATGGGTCAAATGAGGGTGTATATTTTAATTTTGGCGATGCTTATGGCGTCGACTTCGCAGGCGGGGCTTCTAGAGCGGATGGGTTGGCGCTCGCGAAGTTGTGTAGATATTTTTAAAGCTCAACCACGCTCCACCGCCGTTGTGGCCCCAAAAACAATTCCAGAAAATTCGACCACCTCTATGAATCGCCGTGGTTTTCTTCGCGGTCTCGGTTGCACCGCCGCGATCGCCACTACGCTGGGTCCATCGGCCTTAAATCTAAATAGCGCCCCTTTGGTGACTAAATCCACGGAACAAATTGCAACTATTTTTTCTCGACGGGTTAAACTTCTTCACTCCAATGTTTTTGCCGGCCCCGGGCGAATTCTCGAAAGTATTTTCCCGGGATTTGATAAAGCCGACGTACAAACTCAGGCCGAGATCATTAACGAGTTTGCCACGGCGTGGATTCGTCACGAGGCGGCCGGTGTTTCTGGAGGATCCGCAGCCCACTCCTTAGTGCAAACTCTCGGTGGTTCGCCTCTCACAAGAAATATGTCGGGCCTGATGCGAACATCTCTTCAAAACCTCACCCCCTTGCAACAAACAGTTGTGCAGCAGCACCACGTCGCAAGAGCTTCTCTGCCGCTGGACGAATCGAACTCGAGGCTCGTTCAGACCATTCGTAAACGAGGCCAAGATATGCTGGATCGCTTTCTCGAAAAATTTAAAAAGCCGGTGGAAACTGTAACGGACGAACTGACCGACAAGATCACCACGCCATTAGAAGACGTCGCTCGCACTCCTGTCGTCGAGGAGCAAGATCCCGCCACTCTTCCCCCGCGACCGCTCACTCCCCAGGAAGTCGCCATCAACGAAGCTTTAAGGGAAAAAAGCATTATCGACACCGAGGAAGCCGTTAGAATCGTATGCAGTCTGTGTCCCGAGGACGAACGCTAGATCGAACTTTCGCTCAGACTAATCACTCTTTTTTACTTTTGATTTTTTCGCATTTCCCACAATTTAAAATAGCGGGTCATCCAGCCGAGGGCATCGAACAAGGACGCAAAGAAGCCCGGGATTCCATCTCGAAAACCACCTTTAAGAAAATAACGGCGGAAAAATCGATTGGCCGGCTTTAAGATAAAATACTTAATGTTATTCTTCCAGTTCACTTGAACATCGGCATTTAACAAATACTTCGCCTCAAAGGTGCAGTAAAAGTCAAATTTTCGAATGAACATGGAGATATCATCATATGGATAATGCTCCATGGCCGCATCGAGAGAGCCGATAGGGCCGTTCACGTGGAGACGCTCATGCACATGGCGATTATGAAATATTCCGTAACCCTTTTTAAAAATTCGAATTTGATGATCCGGGTATTGCCCCCCGTGCTTGAGCCAACAGCCAAAAAAGTAATTTCGACGAGGCAATTTAAAACCTCGCACCTCGGGATCCGCCGCGATTTTTTTGCGAAGCTCATCGACGATCTCCTGAGGGAATCTCTCGTCGGGATCGACGTAGAAAATCCAATCTCCAGTGACTTTTTCAAAGGCGATGGTGCGATTGATATTCGCATTCATGTTGTTGGGCTCGGAATGAACTTGGCAGCCGATGGACTTCGCAAACTCGAGTGAGCCATCCTTACTTTCGGCATCGAGATAAAAAACCTCGTCGGCAATTTGCTGGAGTTGGGGCAGAAGCTCTTTCAGGTGGGTGATTTCATTATGGCCAATACAAACAAATGACAACTTCATGGACCAACCTTATACGAATAGAACTACACAGTAGGACTTTTTCCCTTTTCTTAGGACAACAATAGACTGATAGAGCAACGTCTCTGGCTTAATCACCATGTCCTCTTTTTCGACACGGACGCTGTTCACGTACACACCGCCCCCTTGAACATCCTTGCGGGCGTTGCCCTTAGACGTTGCCAGTTTAGACTCCACCAAAAGATCGACGATATTGATGTGACCAATCTGCGCCTTAGGTACTTTGACGGAAGGAGCTTCGCTAAATACTTCAAGCAGCATACTCTTGTCTAATTCTCTCAGCTCGCCTGAGAACAACGCTTGCGTCGCTTTTTCCACTTTCGCCAGCTCGTCCTCACCGTGAACAAGAAGTGTTAATTCCCGAGCGAGTTCTGTTTGGGCCAATCGCTTTTCCGGCGTTTCTCGTGTGGCTTTGTCCAGCGCCGCGATCTCCTCTAAAGACTTAAAGCTAAAGTAATTGATGAACTTCATCACATCAGAGTCCTGAATGCGAACGAAGAACTGATAAAATTGGTAAGGTGACGTCTTACGAGCATCAAGCCAGATATTGCCTGTTTCTGTTTTACCAAATTTAGTGCCATCGGATTTCGTGACCAGAGGCATCGTTAATCCTACGGCTTCTTCCTTTGAAGCTTGATTATTCGCAACACGCATTCTTCGAATAAACTCAACTCCGGCAGTGATATTACCCCACTGGTCCGAGCCCCCCAACTGCAACTGGCAGTTGTAGTTTTTATTGAGCACGTAGAAGTCATAGGACTGAAGGAGCATGTAAGCAAATTCCGTAAAAGAAATCCCCTGCTCGCGATCTTCGATGCGGGACTTGATAGACTCTTTGGCCAACATGTAATTGACCGTAAAGTGCTTACCCACATCTCGAAGGAAATCGATAAAACTAAACTTCTCCATCCATGTGGAGTTATTGACCATCATCGCGCCCTGGGGGCCCTTAAGATCAATGAACTTTTCGATCACCTGACGGATTCCAAAAATATTTTTTTCGATGGTGTCACGATTGAGAAGCACGCGCTCCGCACTTTTAAAACTTGGATCTCCGATCATGCCTGTCGCTCCCCCAAGGAGAACGATGGGTTTATGACCCGCCATTTGAAAACGGCGCATCGTGATTAAAGGCATCAACGAGCCTATGTGGAGAGAGTCTGCAGAAGGATCAAAACCACAATAGAATGTTCGCGAGGTATTGAGCCATGACGACATGTTTTCAAGAGTTTCTTGATAAATCAGTCCGCGCTGTTTGAGTTCTTCGTGGAGCGAATGCTGCAAGAGCTAGCCCTTATGCCTGAAGGTAATGAGACCATGCGTAGGATCGTAGGGAGAGACTCCGACGGTGACTCTATCACCGACGATCACGCGAATTTTGAAACGTTTCATTTTACCGCAAAGACGTGCATTCACTTCCACACCGTTATCGAGCATCACTCTGTAGTTTCCGCCACCAGTAACGTCGGAAATCTTGCCATCCAGCTGTATTAAATCATCTTTTGCCATGGAGAGAATGTAGCTGATCGGCATTGATAACGCAATACTTCTCTTAGCTCAGTATGAAGGCATAAAAAAAGGGAAACCGAAGTTTCCCTTTCTTAAGAACTTGTAAAAAATCCTCGGATTAGAACGCGTGGATCTTTTGTGCTGCAGTGTTCAAGTTCAAGATACCGCCAGATACGGTTTTGCCCTTGAGAGCTTCCATTGGAGTTACAGTTTCCAACATGATCTCTTTAAGAATCAAAGCCGCAACTGCTGGATCTTTATAGTACCCGTCGTTGAAAGCTTGTGAAGCCGCGCTGTGGAGGTACGCTACTGCGCCCGCAACATGCGGAGTCGCCATAGATGTGCCCGTCAAGCTAGAGAAACCATTCTTAGGAGTGGTCGAGAAGATGTTCGTTCCAGGAGCCGCAAGATCAATCGTGGTTGCACCGTAACCTGCACCGCTGTTCTTTTTGCCATCTTTTTGCGTGTTCGTGACTGAGATCAAAAATTCGCTATCACAGCCTGTAGGAACATCTCCGGATTTATCAACATCAAGATTGATGTTCGCCGTCGCAGCTGCAGAGAGAATGCCGACTTTACCCATCTCGTTGTAAATATCGTTCCAAGCGGAATATTGAGAGCTTGAGCAATCGCCGTAGTCGACACCAAAGCTAGAGTTGGTGGAAACAACATTGGCTCCGGCCATTCCCGCCGTCTCTAGCCACAATTTCTTTTGCTTAAGAACATAACCGTAAGACTTGAGAACCGTTTTAGTGTCTCCAGAAGCGCCATCGACAGTCATGATTTTAACATTCCAGTTGATTCCAACACCGTGTACGGAGTTGTTTCCCTTCATGCCGATCGTTCCTGCAACATGAGTTCCGTGCATATCAGGAGAAATCTCACCGTTGTTAGCGAAGATATCCCAACCGTGAATATCATCCACGTAACCGTTGTTATCATCATCGATTTTGTTTCCAGGAATTTCGCCTTTGTTGACCCACATATTTTCGCGAAGGTCTTCGTGCTTAATATCTACGCCACCATCAACAACGGCGACAACGATATCATTTTGACGGAAATCAAGACCACCCACTCCGTAGTTCACCCATGCTGTCGTCGCATCGATACCAAAGTTGTTAGCATCTTTGATGAGGTCCCACTGTTGGCTGAACTTTTTGTCATTCGGAGTCGCCTTAGAAGGGTCTGCCGTACGACGAACCACTTTGTGGTTTTCTTGCGCGTAAATCACACCAGACATGTTGCGAACGCTGGCCGCCGCAGCACGAGTGCCCGAACGAGCCGCAGTGTCTGAAAGCGTTAATGCATAGATCCCGAGCTCAGGAATAACCGGCTCAAGTTCTGTGCTTCCTTGAAAGTTAAATCCAGCGACACGTGTCGGTTGTAATTTAACGATGATTTGTTTTGATTCTGCCCCCGCAGAGAATCCCAATAAAGAAACGATAGCGAAACCGAAAAGATTTCTCAATTTCATACTCCCCCCTTCCAGTGGTATGTAAGTAATGCCTTCCTAGGCGTGTAAATTATTTAGACATAGGTCTAGGGAGTAAGACAAGAATTATTTGATGACTTCCCAAAGCGTTTCGTTCGCCGCGTCACGCACTTCAATCCCCATGGCCGTCAATTCGGCTCGGATTTGATCCGAGAGTTGAAAGTTTTTATCCTTGCGCGCCTGGGTGCGTCTTTCGACTAACTCCTCGATTTTCTTCACATCGAGATTTTTTTGGCGAATCAACATTTTGTCGATCTGTTTTAAAAAGTCCGTGGGATTTTCTTGAAAGAGAGCCATGGTTTTTCCATAACTTTTCACAAATTCTAAAAACAAAGTGGATACCGTTTTGAGCTCGGCGGTGATTTTTGCTCCCACTTTAAACTTACTATTATAAAGACGAACGATTTCAAAAACCTCCGCAAAGGCTTTTGAAGTATTGAAGTCATCATTGAGTGATTCTTTAATACGCAACTGAGCCTCGTCGATGGCTTTTTTAAATTCAGGAACTCCAGGGAGGTTCAATTGAGGTTCCACTTTATAGGTCTCTGCAGTTCTTAGGGCGGTATAAACGCGAGTCAGTCCCGAAATCGCATTGGAGATCGTCTGTTCTGAAAACTCGGCCTCCGAGCGATAATGCACGCTCATCACCAAATATTTAAAAATTTCGCCATTGTACTCTTCGAGAAAACTGCGCATGGTGCGGATATTCCCCAAAGACTTCGACATTTTTGCACCACTAAAGGTGAACATATTATTATGAAGCCAATACTGAGCATATTGTTTTCCGCTCGCCCCTTCGCCCTGGGCGATTTCGTTTTCGTGATGCGGAAAAATCAAATCCATTCCTCCGCCGTGAATATCAATCTGCTCCCCTAAAATATCTTTGATCATGCAGGAGCATTCGATGTGCCAGCCCGGGCGCCCTTCGCCCCACGGGGACGGCCAGCTCTGCTCACCGGGCTTCGCGGGCTTCCAAAGAGTAAAATCCATTGGGTTCTTCTTTTTGGGATCCACCTCCACTCGCGCGCCGCTCAACATATCATCGACGTTGCGATTACTCAGCTTTCCATACTCCGAAAAACTGGAGATGGAATAAAACACTTCGCCGTCGACGACGTAGGCTTTGTGGTTGTCGATGATTTTCTCAATGAGACGAATGATGCTATCAATATGCTGAGTGACTCGAGGATTATGCTCGTGCGGCTTTAAGTGGAGAGCCGCGAAATCTTTTTTAAATTCTTCGATATACTTTTCCGCAACGGCCGAGGCGGTGGTTTTTTCGGCGACCGCACGATTGATGATTTTATCGTCGACGTCGGTAAAATTATAAACAAAAGTGACCGTGTAGCCTAAAGACTCCAGCCAGTTTCTGACGAAATTATAAAAAACAGCCCCGCGAAAATTTCCGACGTGCAAAAAATCGTAGACCGTCGGCCCACAGCAATACATCTTCACCGTGTTGGGCTCTAAAGTTTTGAAATCCTCTTTGGTTCGAGACAACGTATTGTAAACTTTTAAACTCACCCAACTTCTCCTCAAAATTCTTTTATGGAATCAGAAAATACTAGGTCGCAAACACCGCAAAAACAAGCCCGAAGGTACCCCAGAAGGTACCCCAGAAGGTACCCCAGAAGGTACCCGGTACCATTTGCGGATGCGATGTGTAAAAAACGTTTTATACATCGCATCCGCAAATGGTACCGGGTACCTTCCACCGATGCCTGTATCTTCTCGTTATATTGCAGACCCTCGCTGGAATCAGCTCGACGAACGCTTTCGCGATCCGGTGAGGCCAGTCACTTTCCCTCTAGCGATGGAACGTTTTCGCAATCGACAATGGGATCGTCGGATCGGTCTCGATTCTCTCAATGATGAGGAATGGAAACAGCACTTCTGGGAGTTTAGGCCCCTCCCGCAAAATCTGCCTCAACCTTTAGCACTCCGGTATCACGGCCATCAGTTTTTGCACTACAATCCCGATTTGGGAGACGGCCGAGGCTTCTTGTTCGCGCAACTCCGCGATGATCAGGGCCGACTTTTAGATCTCGGAACTAAAGGCTCCGGCACGACTCCGTGGTCGAGACGAGGGGATGGTCGCTTGACCCTCAAAGGAGCCGTTCGCGAAGTCTTGGCCACCGAAATGCTAGAGGCGTTGGGAGTGAATACTTCAAAGACCTTGAGCGTGTTCGAAACTGGCGAAGAGCTTCAAAGGAACGATGAACCCTCACCCACGCGATCCGCAGTCCTGGTGCGCTTAAGCCACGGGCATGTCCGAATCGGAACTTTTCAAAGACACGCTTATTTAAGAGACACAGAGGCTTTGAAAACTTTAGTCCACTTTTCCTGCGACAACTATTACCCCAAGATCGATCGCGAACAGAATCTTCAAGCTCTTCTTGAAGAATTCTTCGATCGTGTTTGTCATTCGGTGGCGCAAATGACAGCACAGTGGATGCTGGGGGGCTTCGTCCACGGTGTTCTCAACACCGACAATATCAATATCTCGGGAGAGAGCTTTGACTACGGCCCCTATCGCTTCCTCCCCTATTACGATGCGAATTTTACCGCCGCGTATTTTGATCACAACGGACTTTACGCCTATGGGGAACAGCCCAAAATTATGCTTTGGAATTTGCAGCAACTTCAGGCGTGCTTGCAATTGATTGCGCCGACGGGAACCGATTTTAAAAATGGACTTCAAACGTTTCAGAGCGTATTCTCACAAGAAGTGATTGGGCTTTTTCTCAAGAAACTCAATCTAAGACCCCTCGAAGATACGGAGAAAAATACAGATCTGTTCTCTGCGACCATCGAATTTTTAAATGCGACCCGTTGCCCCTATGACTCGTTCTTTTTTGATTGGTTCTGCGGGGCCCTCAGCGAGGATCGAGCCCACAAAAGTGAGCGCGCACCTTTTTACAAAAAACCCGAATTTAAAGTAATCCATGAACTTCTCAGATCTTATAAGTGCTTGAATGAGGAAATTTTAAGTCAGGAGTACTTCCAACAAAAGGACTCCACCTTCCTTTTGATCGACGATATCGAAAACATTTGGACCGCCATCGATCAAAAGGAAGACTGGTCCCTCTTCCAAAACAAAATCACCGCCCTCCGAAAAAGGAGCGGCGGACCTTAGAACCAGGCGCGGACGTAGACTTGGGTGTTCCAGACGTTGAACTCGTCGTCACCGTTGGTGGTGTCGTCGTCTTCGTAAAAAACGTGAACGAAAGTAAAGTCAGGGCTAATGGAGATGTGGGGCGCCACCGCAAAAGAATAGCCGACGCGAAAGCCTGCGGCTGTGTCGGTCTCGGTACTGTCTTCCGCCACGCCGAGCGTAGTTAATCTCACCTGACTGCGAGCGATTCCTAAAAGTCCGCTCACATAGGGCGTGTGAAAATGGGCGGGATGGTAAAGTGCAAACGAAAGTTCGGCCATGATCGGCATCACATTCACTTTAAGTTCGCGAGTCTCATCGAGAGCCTCTTTGGTATTATAGAAGTTGATGTAGGCGCCTAAAGACAATTGATCATTCAGCTGACCGCCGATCGTCACACCATAAGTGAGTTCCGTGTCCACTTCGAACGTGTCGTTATTGACGACGTTTCCAACTCCGAGCTGAATCCCAGCGTAACTGCCATCCTGTTGACCCCAAGCTGTCAAAGAAATCAAAAATAGTCCGACACCTAAAAGCTTTCCCATATTTCCTCCAGAGGTAACAGTTCCCTTTTAGTTGCGCGATACGCAACTAAAAGGGAACTGTTACCTCTCAAAGGTGGCGCAATGAAGCGTCGCCCGTCAAGAGGGAATGGGCGCCTGACTTAATTTTAAGCTTTCGACTTGGCCCGCACCACCTACCAATGTTATCTTTTGAATCCATGACTTCCGAAACTCTCAACGCCTGCACCGTCCAACTGATCAAAGAATATTCCGATATTTGTTGGCGGTATAAAGTGAACCTTCGACGACCTCTCATCGAAATCGTCGAGGTCCGATCTTTCCTGGGGCGATGGAATCCGACCGAAAGAAAAATTGAACTGACGACCCACTTACTTTTAAGTAGCAGCTGGGACGATGTTTGCTCCGTGCTCAAACACGAAATGGCCCATCAGATGGTGAGTGAACTCTATGGCTCGAAGGATGCAACCCATGGAGAGGAGTTTCATCGTGCGGGACAAACATTGGGACTCTCAGAGAAATTCCTAAGAGCTCAAACAGAACTGAGCCCCGAGATCCCGCCAGACCAAGAAGCGTCCCCACTCCCTATCTTACTTCGTATTGAAAAATTACTCTCTTTAGCGCAATCGCAAAATGAGCACGAAGCCTCTCTCGCCATGAGAAAAGCTCAGGACTTAATCGCTCAACACAATTTAAACTCACTCCATGCCGCTCAACGTGACCCGCTCCAATTGAAAATTATAGAAACCCATCGCCAAAAAATCTCAGCTCTTTGCAGTCGCATCTGCGGTTTACTGATGGAGTTTTATTTTGTCGATATTGTGATTGGAGAATCCTTTGATATTTCTAAGAGAAAAAAAACTAAGACCATCGAAATTTTTGGCCGCAGCGAAAACGTCAAAATCGCAGAGTACGTCTACCATTTTCTCGTCCACTGCGTAGACACGTTGTGGGAAAACTACGCTCAAACAACCAAAACCCGCGGGGGTCTTAAAAAGTCCTACACCATGGGACTTATTGTGGGATTTGAAAATAAACTTCGCGAAGCCGAACGCGAACGCACAACGCCCGATCTCAAAGCTCTTATCCCGCTTAAAGGCCTTCTCCATAAGGAGCAAAAAGATCTCAAAAATTTTATAAAAAAACGTCATCCCCGACTGTCCCGTCGCTCGCGCGGACGCCAAATGTATGACGAAAGGACTTTTGCAAGAGGACTCACCGACGGCAAAAAAATTGTGGTCCATAAGGGCATGAGCTCCGCAGTTCAAGGCGGAATTAAACTTTTAAAAAATTGGCTCTAGCGCACTCGAAGGAGCGATAGCTTTGCGGGACTTGCCGCCGTGATGGTGCCCGCCAAGGCATCTTGGGCCGAGGTCAAAGTAATCACGTCTCCCGCGACGACCCCATTTAAGAGAAATGTAAGACTGCACGAGCTTTCGTTGTGTCCATTGGCATTACTGATTTGGTGAGACGAACAAACAGCTCCACTGATCATCGACCCGTTTTTAAGAACTCGAATCGTGACGTTAGGACGAGTGATCGCACCCGTCAAA of the Bdellovibrionales bacterium genome contains:
- a CDS encoding SprT-like domain-containing protein encodes the protein MTSETLNACTVQLIKEYSDICWRYKVNLRRPLIEIVEVRSFLGRWNPTERKIELTTHLLLSSSWDDVCSVLKHEMAHQMVSELYGSKDATHGEEFHRAGQTLGLSEKFLRAQTELSPEIPPDQEASPLPILLRIEKLLSLAQSQNEHEASLAMRKAQDLIAQHNLNSLHAAQRDPLQLKIIETHRQKISALCSRICGLLMEFYFVDIVIGESFDISKRKKTKTIEIFGRSENVKIAEYVYHFLVHCVDTLWENYAQTTKTRGGLKKSYTMGLIVGFENKLREAERERTTPDLKALIPLKGLLHKEQKDLKNFIKKRHPRLSRRSRGRQMYDERTFARGLTDGKKIVVHKGMSSAVQGGIKLLKNWL